A single genomic interval of Arthrobacter methylotrophus harbors:
- a CDS encoding PDR/VanB family oxidoreductase — MQTETRIPLTVSGRRDESEGVISLLLASPDATPLPAWAPGAHIDVVLDDETVRQYSLCSRPADAGTWRIAVLREPAGRGGSARIHDSLRAGASVTASVPRNKFALHRASRYIFIAGGIGITPILPMIEQAEADGADWSLLYGGRTRGSMAFLEELGRYGDRVTIAPQDEVGLLDLKSLLAVPQTGTLIYACGPEPLLLATEAASAHWPKNSLRVERFAPKVVETVGEDESFEVEFAESGLAAIVPPGTTILEVAEKIGINVFSSCQEGTCGTCETSILAGRAEHRDSLLTDSEKDEQSSMMICVSRAEHGCPKLVLKL, encoded by the coding sequence ATGCAAACGGAAACCCGCATCCCCCTGACCGTCTCCGGGCGTCGCGATGAATCTGAGGGCGTAATATCGCTCCTGCTCGCCTCACCCGACGCCACACCCTTGCCAGCATGGGCCCCTGGCGCCCATATCGACGTCGTTCTGGACGACGAGACGGTCCGCCAGTATTCGCTGTGTTCACGTCCGGCTGACGCAGGTACCTGGCGGATCGCGGTGCTACGTGAGCCTGCCGGGCGGGGTGGATCTGCCCGCATCCATGACTCATTAAGGGCAGGCGCCAGCGTGACGGCCAGCGTTCCACGGAACAAATTCGCGCTCCACCGCGCCAGCCGCTATATCTTCATCGCCGGTGGTATTGGCATTACGCCGATCCTGCCGATGATCGAGCAGGCGGAGGCCGACGGCGCTGACTGGTCACTGCTCTACGGTGGCCGTACCCGGGGGTCCATGGCTTTCCTGGAGGAGCTGGGACGGTACGGCGATCGCGTCACCATCGCCCCGCAGGATGAAGTAGGGCTGCTGGATCTGAAGTCCCTGCTCGCTGTGCCCCAAACCGGCACCTTGATCTACGCCTGTGGCCCGGAGCCTTTACTGCTGGCAACCGAAGCGGCCAGCGCGCATTGGCCGAAGAACTCGTTGCGAGTGGAACGGTTCGCACCCAAGGTGGTCGAGACTGTCGGCGAAGACGAATCGTTCGAAGTCGAGTTCGCGGAAAGCGGGCTTGCCGCGATAGTTCCCCCGGGCACGACCATCCTTGAGGTTGCCGAGAAGATCGGTATTAACGTCTTCTCCTCATGCCAGGAAGGGACCTGTGGCACCTGTGAAACTTCGATCCTGGCGGGCCGCGCTGAGCACCGGGACTCCTTGCTCACCGATTCCGAGAAGGACGAGCAGTCCAGCATGATGATCTGTGTATCCCGCGCCGAACACGGGTGCCCCAAGCTTGTGCTCAAGCTCTGA
- the tcuA gene encoding FAD-dependent tricarballylate dehydrogenase TcuA encodes MTDVIPTTEESQIGDEGHYDVVVVGAGNAGFSAAHAARELGASVLLLEKAPVEDAGGNSFYTAGAYRIAFNDISDLVPLLDDETVKRLPQTVVPAYPAVDFTSDMSRITEGRNDATLTEILVSRSYDTLRWLHSKGLQFRLMYERQSYEDNGVFTFYGNLVVGSVGGGKGLIAQHTEAAVSSGVSFRYGARVTGLLRGDNGEVTGVQYTDADGTARTVSAGAVVLAAGGFESDPERRERYLGEGWSNALVRGNPGNTGEVLDMALEAGVQRFGDWGSCHSVAWDAGGPANGGNRELTNQMTRQSYPLGIVVNREGKRFVDEGADYRNYTYARYGREILKQPEGIAFQIFDAKTRPMLRTEEYDSTPISGAQADSIEELAEKLGIAVDDFRRTVDEFNNSIVDQPFHPSIKDGRAAEVEPPKSNWALAIDTAPFYGYAVTCGITFTFGGLKVNENAQAVDESGTPIPGLYAAGEMVGGLFSGNYPGGSGLTSGAVFGRLAGSHAASHTRAGLLVS; translated from the coding sequence ATGACAGATGTGATACCCACCACCGAAGAATCCCAAATCGGAGACGAAGGGCACTACGACGTCGTTGTCGTCGGTGCCGGCAACGCCGGATTCAGTGCAGCCCACGCCGCGAGGGAGCTCGGAGCGTCCGTGCTTCTTCTGGAGAAAGCGCCGGTCGAGGATGCTGGAGGCAATAGCTTCTACACCGCTGGCGCCTATCGAATCGCGTTCAACGATATCTCTGACCTCGTTCCCCTGCTCGACGACGAAACTGTGAAGCGGTTGCCGCAGACCGTTGTCCCGGCGTATCCGGCCGTTGATTTTACCAGCGATATGAGCCGCATCACCGAAGGACGCAACGATGCGACCCTTACAGAGATCCTCGTCTCGCGCTCATACGACACGCTGCGCTGGCTGCACTCCAAGGGCCTGCAGTTCCGGCTGATGTACGAACGCCAGTCCTATGAAGACAACGGCGTGTTCACGTTCTACGGCAATCTCGTCGTCGGGTCCGTGGGAGGCGGCAAGGGGCTCATCGCCCAGCACACCGAGGCGGCTGTTTCCTCGGGTGTGAGCTTCCGCTACGGCGCCCGGGTAACCGGATTGCTCCGCGGTGACAACGGCGAAGTCACTGGAGTCCAGTACACCGATGCCGACGGCACCGCCCGAACAGTTTCGGCCGGAGCAGTCGTACTCGCAGCGGGTGGCTTCGAATCAGACCCCGAGCGACGGGAACGCTACCTTGGCGAAGGCTGGTCAAATGCCCTCGTGCGCGGCAATCCCGGCAACACAGGCGAGGTGCTCGACATGGCGCTCGAAGCCGGAGTACAGCGGTTCGGGGACTGGGGTAGCTGCCACAGCGTGGCATGGGATGCCGGCGGGCCGGCTAACGGAGGCAACCGCGAGCTGACCAACCAGATGACGCGGCAGAGCTATCCGCTCGGCATCGTTGTAAACCGTGAGGGCAAGCGATTCGTCGATGAGGGTGCGGACTACCGCAACTACACCTACGCGCGTTACGGGCGCGAAATACTCAAGCAGCCCGAAGGGATTGCGTTCCAGATTTTCGATGCAAAGACGCGCCCCATGCTGCGCACGGAAGAGTACGACTCCACGCCGATTTCGGGCGCCCAGGCCGACAGCATCGAGGAACTCGCCGAGAAGCTGGGGATAGCCGTCGACGACTTCCGGCGCACGGTGGATGAGTTCAACAACTCAATCGTCGACCAGCCATTCCACCCGTCCATTAAAGATGGTCGAGCCGCCGAAGTCGAGCCGCCCAAGTCGAACTGGGCCCTGGCTATCGATACCGCGCCCTTCTACGGCTACGCCGTGACCTGCGGTATCACCTTCACCTTCGGCGGGTTGAAAGTGAACGAGAACGCGCAGGCTGTCGATGAGTCGGGCACCCCGATCCCGGGACTGTACGCCGCAGGTGAGATGGTGGGCGGGCTCTTCTCCGGCAACTATCCTGGCGGATCAGGCCTGACATCCGGAGCGGTTTTCGGACGCCTAGCCGGATCCCATGCGGCTTCTCACACCCGTGCCGGTTTACTGGTGTCATGA
- a CDS encoding GntR family transcriptional regulator gives MTHSERTESTEPRTPADPAANSLRSFLVAPEHGSMTDAVTDALREAILSGVLAPPAWLREDDLAQTLCVSRTPVREALRRLSDEGLTQRVANRGTVVAQMSIDEILAVYAVRESLEGLAARTAAIRRPAGLVDALTAVHREMEGQVSDSRRLAELNLQFHRLIRDASGNPYLERFLTQVEHAVRRFGRTTYDSEGRSVESLKEHYAILEAIAAGDADRAEEQAVAHMRRAREVRVKQMLAR, from the coding sequence ATGACTCATTCAGAACGGACGGAGTCAACCGAACCCCGGACGCCGGCTGATCCGGCGGCAAACTCGCTGCGGTCATTCCTTGTCGCCCCCGAGCATGGCAGCATGACGGATGCCGTCACTGATGCTCTGCGCGAGGCCATTCTCAGCGGGGTACTGGCACCTCCCGCCTGGCTGCGCGAGGATGACCTTGCGCAAACCTTGTGCGTCAGCCGGACACCGGTGAGGGAGGCTCTTCGCCGTTTGTCTGACGAGGGTCTCACCCAGCGCGTGGCCAACCGGGGGACCGTCGTCGCTCAAATGTCGATCGACGAAATCCTGGCTGTCTATGCCGTTCGCGAGAGCCTTGAAGGACTAGCGGCCCGCACCGCAGCCATCCGCAGGCCGGCAGGCCTGGTGGATGCACTTACCGCGGTGCACCGCGAGATGGAAGGACAGGTCAGCGACAGTAGGCGCTTGGCTGAGCTCAACCTGCAATTCCACCGTCTCATTCGGGACGCGAGCGGCAATCCATACCTCGAACGGTTTCTGACGCAGGTCGAACACGCTGTGCGCCGCTTTGGCCGTACGACGTATGACTCCGAGGGGCGTTCCGTCGAGAGCCTCAAGGAACACTATGCGATCCTTGAGGCCATTGCGGCCGGTGATGCCGATCGTGCCGAAGAGCAAGCAGTGGCCCATATGCGCCGCGCCCGCGAGGTGCGGGTGAAGCAGATGCTTGCGCGCTAA
- a CDS encoding ABC transporter ATP-binding protein, with the protein MSQTHTASDLVGAGHNRPASTALAINDLSVSYGAHAPVLHNVSLNVPDGSVVTLLGANGAGKSTLVRAATGLLDVHQARVVSGSILLYGQDVTAASASERVRKGMSQAMEGRRIFTQLSVDDNLRAGAITRRGGNQIRADLERVFDQFPELRERRSSKAGFLSGGQQQMLAIGRALMAKPRLLILDEPSLGLAPKLIERVFEVVADIKRSGTTVLLIEQNVAMALEASDLAYVFESGAVVASGPAAEVKNDERVKAAYLGGHAG; encoded by the coding sequence ATGTCGCAAACGCATACTGCGAGTGACTTGGTTGGTGCCGGGCATAACCGCCCGGCGTCAACCGCCCTCGCCATCAATGACCTCTCGGTCAGCTACGGCGCCCACGCGCCTGTACTCCACAACGTCTCCCTTAACGTGCCCGATGGTTCGGTTGTCACCCTCCTCGGCGCTAATGGCGCCGGCAAGTCAACCCTCGTCCGCGCGGCGACCGGCCTTCTTGACGTGCATCAGGCACGGGTCGTGTCGGGGAGCATCCTGCTCTACGGGCAGGATGTGACCGCCGCTTCAGCATCGGAGCGCGTGCGAAAGGGAATGTCCCAAGCCATGGAGGGCCGCCGCATCTTCACGCAGCTGTCCGTGGACGACAACCTCCGCGCAGGGGCGATCACCCGCCGGGGCGGAAACCAGATCCGGGCCGACCTGGAACGGGTCTTTGACCAATTTCCGGAGCTGAGGGAGCGCCGCTCGTCCAAGGCGGGTTTCCTATCCGGAGGCCAACAGCAGATGCTGGCGATCGGTCGCGCACTGATGGCCAAGCCTCGACTGCTCATTCTCGACGAGCCTTCCCTTGGGCTGGCGCCCAAGCTGATCGAGCGCGTCTTCGAGGTCGTCGCCGACATCAAAAGATCCGGCACGACGGTGCTCCTCATTGAACAAAACGTAGCTATGGCCCTCGAGGCCTCTGACCTGGCGTATGTCTTCGAATCCGGAGCTGTTGTCGCGTCAGGTCCTGCTGCGGAAGTCAAGAACGACGAGAGAGTCAAGGCCGCCTACCTCGGCGGCCACGCCGGATAG
- a CDS encoding branched-chain amino acid ABC transporter permease, which translates to MTVLQSPKSKSAPRAAAHHPRAIPRIVKWAALLVALIAYIGSPLMLDDARLGVLSLCAVYAIASIGLTLLTGKTGQVTMAMPFFMGVGAYGAAYFGAQLGLPFGAYTLLALAIGAGLGALTGFLSIRLGGDELAITTLGILMVGQYVFNEWKTVTGGESGISLRSASIALGPVDFAALGDFTRSQSMFWLTWGILAVAAYLAGSIVVFRPGRAMQAIHDSERSAEAVGVNVRSYKIQVSALAGGLGALAGVLYAVLQQFVSPTAFGISTSILLFAMIVIGGMGRVSGAILGAVVVWSAQQLIAQESQGPVLSLFLKTTESGPGLMTVGAFNILAYGLMIVLLLMYAPKGLVSLWDFGVATWRRRAG; encoded by the coding sequence GTGACCGTACTGCAGTCTCCGAAATCGAAGTCTGCTCCGAGGGCGGCAGCGCACCACCCGCGGGCAATCCCACGGATAGTTAAGTGGGCGGCTCTGCTTGTGGCGCTGATTGCGTACATCGGGAGCCCGTTGATGCTCGATGACGCACGCCTCGGGGTGTTGTCGCTTTGTGCCGTCTATGCGATCGCATCGATCGGGCTGACGCTTCTCACCGGCAAGACCGGCCAGGTCACCATGGCGATGCCGTTCTTCATGGGGGTTGGCGCCTACGGGGCCGCCTACTTCGGAGCTCAGCTGGGCCTTCCATTTGGGGCCTACACCCTTCTGGCTCTCGCCATCGGCGCCGGACTCGGCGCCCTGACCGGGTTCCTCTCCATCCGGCTGGGCGGGGACGAACTCGCTATCACGACCCTGGGTATCCTCATGGTCGGGCAATACGTATTCAACGAGTGGAAAACGGTGACCGGAGGGGAGTCCGGGATCAGTCTTCGGTCCGCGTCGATCGCGCTCGGGCCTGTCGATTTCGCCGCACTGGGAGACTTCACCCGATCACAGTCGATGTTCTGGCTCACTTGGGGCATCCTTGCTGTTGCTGCCTACTTGGCGGGGTCGATCGTGGTCTTCCGTCCCGGCCGTGCCATGCAGGCCATCCATGATTCAGAGAGATCGGCCGAGGCCGTGGGCGTCAACGTCCGTTCCTACAAAATTCAGGTTTCGGCGCTGGCAGGCGGGCTCGGTGCCCTCGCGGGAGTCCTTTACGCGGTGCTCCAGCAGTTCGTCTCGCCCACGGCCTTCGGTATTTCGACGTCCATCCTGCTGTTTGCCATGATCGTCATCGGCGGAATGGGGAGGGTCTCCGGCGCGATCCTCGGCGCCGTCGTAGTCTGGTCGGCCCAACAACTGATCGCCCAGGAATCCCAGGGCCCCGTGCTGAGCCTCTTCCTCAAAACAACCGAGAGCGGGCCGGGCCTCATGACGGTCGGCGCTTTCAACATCCTTGCCTATGGACTCATGATCGTCCTTCTCCTCATGTACGCCCCGAAGGGTCTCGTGAGCCTCTGGGATTTCGGGGTCGCCACATGGCGCCGCCGGGCGGGATAA
- a CDS encoding aldehyde dehydrogenase, translating to MTDYRMLIGGQRVDATALRRLPVTNPYTGQQIGTIPDASASDVDDAIAAARHAFDNVWSEVSGTRRAELMNRLATLIDDRSDALGLLESQDNGKLLRETTAQARFSARNYRFFGGYADKLYGRTIPLDTPNTLDYTLRQPVGVAALVTAWNSPMQLLANKLAPALAAGNTVVIKPSEHASLTTLVLADLVEEAGFPAGVINIVSGGIECGRAISEHPGLDRISFTGSVPTGQAIAAAAARTLVPVTLELGGKSPNIIFEDANLKRAVTGALVGIFSAGGQTCIAGSRLLVQDSVYDRVVSEIAIRADAIRLGNPLEPATHMGPVANEPQFERITRMIRSGVDAGARMVAGGAVPHATELSEGLFIRPTVFADVDNASSLAQEEIFGPVLSIIPFSDESEAVAIANDSSFGLASGIWTDNLGRAHRVAEKIVAGTVWVNTYRSSAAQAPFGGVGKSGHGRERGEEALDEYLRTKNVMVDLSEETIDPFAAALGEPPIHLQDSDSTKENQP from the coding sequence ATGACTGATTACCGCATGCTGATCGGCGGGCAAAGAGTTGATGCCACCGCGCTCCGCCGCTTGCCGGTCACCAACCCTTACACCGGGCAGCAGATCGGCACGATTCCGGATGCGTCGGCCTCGGACGTCGATGATGCTATCGCCGCAGCGCGCCATGCTTTCGACAATGTGTGGTCCGAAGTTTCCGGGACGCGTCGCGCCGAGTTGATGAACCGGCTTGCCACCCTCATCGACGACCGCTCCGACGCTCTAGGCCTTCTCGAGTCGCAGGATAACGGCAAGCTTCTGCGGGAGACGACCGCACAGGCCCGGTTCTCAGCCCGCAATTACCGCTTTTTCGGCGGCTATGCCGACAAGCTCTATGGACGCACGATTCCCCTGGACACTCCCAACACGCTCGACTACACGCTGCGGCAGCCGGTGGGCGTCGCAGCGCTTGTGACTGCATGGAATTCGCCTATGCAGCTCCTGGCCAACAAGCTGGCACCAGCGTTGGCAGCGGGCAATACCGTCGTGATCAAACCGTCGGAACACGCCTCACTCACGACTCTGGTACTCGCCGACCTCGTCGAAGAGGCGGGCTTTCCTGCAGGCGTCATCAACATCGTTTCCGGCGGCATTGAGTGTGGCCGTGCCATCTCCGAACATCCTGGCCTCGACCGCATCAGTTTCACCGGAAGCGTGCCCACCGGGCAGGCGATTGCCGCGGCCGCCGCCCGCACATTGGTACCGGTCACTCTTGAGCTAGGGGGAAAATCCCCGAACATCATCTTCGAAGATGCCAATCTGAAGCGCGCCGTCACGGGGGCGCTCGTCGGAATTTTCTCCGCGGGTGGACAAACCTGCATCGCCGGCAGCCGGCTCCTGGTACAGGACAGCGTCTATGACCGCGTCGTCAGCGAAATCGCCATCCGGGCAGACGCCATCCGGCTTGGAAACCCCCTTGAGCCTGCTACCCATATGGGACCAGTCGCCAATGAACCGCAATTTGAGCGGATCACACGAATGATCCGTTCGGGCGTCGACGCCGGCGCGCGCATGGTGGCCGGCGGGGCGGTTCCGCACGCCACGGAGCTCTCCGAGGGACTCTTTATCCGGCCAACTGTCTTTGCTGACGTTGACAATGCTTCTTCGCTGGCTCAGGAAGAAATCTTCGGTCCCGTACTGTCGATCATCCCCTTCTCCGATGAATCGGAAGCAGTCGCGATTGCCAACGACAGCAGCTTCGGTCTGGCTTCCGGCATCTGGACTGACAATCTCGGCCGGGCACACCGTGTCGCCGAGAAGATCGTGGCGGGGACCGTGTGGGTGAACACCTACCGCTCAAGCGCAGCCCAGGCACCGTTCGGGGGCGTTGGAAAATCCGGCCACGGACGCGAACGAGGCGAAGAAGCCCTGGACGAGTACTTGCGAACCAAGAACGTCATGGTCGACCTCAGCGAAGAGACTATCGACCCTTTCGCCGCCGCACTCGGGGAGCCTCCGATCCACCTACAGGATTCAGATTCCACAAAGGAGAACCAACCGTGA
- a CDS encoding cytochrome P450: MTAARCPVSHTFDAMGDDYFRDPALAFANVRDEMPTFFYPYLNAWVVTAKADCEYVLSDWKKFSSGDKGASIEVPEQFQHIVPQELIAKILVGSDPTGHTLSRSVAGRAFVKPRMDALQPVIEERAHRILDSFAAEGSTNLMEAYCLELTTQTFMALAGLDHEAEPMMRQLRDDQFAILASALEPMEEPRRSEVWGRYAAAQTYLRGIVHERIENPGDDLISEMAGVRDREGAMVLSPEQIAVHVGEFSGAATDTTAQAMANAVLFLTANPEALEAAMADPQLWPRVFDETVRRRPSGTATRWAKEDVILGGAEIKKGDVVWLGLASANTDASYYERPFDFDIHRADVGDHLAFSKGRHTCLGQPLARVQGATGLKVLFERLPSLRADADTPLDFVQMALLPIRRTLPVHWDVTDAARARELI; encoded by the coding sequence GTGACAGCAGCACGCTGCCCCGTCTCGCACACCTTCGATGCAATGGGAGATGACTACTTCCGTGACCCGGCATTGGCATTTGCCAACGTACGCGACGAAATGCCGACGTTCTTCTACCCCTACCTCAACGCCTGGGTCGTCACGGCCAAGGCCGATTGCGAATACGTGCTCAGCGACTGGAAGAAGTTCTCAAGCGGAGACAAAGGTGCCTCCATCGAGGTGCCAGAGCAGTTTCAGCACATCGTTCCGCAGGAACTGATTGCCAAGATTCTTGTGGGTTCCGATCCGACCGGTCACACTTTGTCCCGCAGCGTAGCTGGCCGAGCTTTCGTCAAACCCCGGATGGATGCCTTGCAGCCTGTCATTGAGGAGCGTGCGCACCGTATCCTCGACTCCTTCGCCGCCGAGGGAAGTACCAACCTCATGGAGGCCTATTGCCTCGAGCTGACTACGCAGACATTCATGGCCCTCGCCGGTCTTGACCATGAGGCCGAGCCGATGATGCGCCAACTGCGGGATGACCAGTTTGCTATTCTCGCCAGTGCTCTGGAGCCCATGGAGGAACCCCGTCGTTCGGAAGTGTGGGGCCGCTATGCCGCGGCGCAGACTTACCTGCGCGGGATCGTCCACGAGCGCATCGAGAACCCCGGCGATGACCTCATCTCGGAGATGGCAGGGGTCAGGGACCGCGAAGGCGCCATGGTGCTCTCGCCCGAGCAGATCGCCGTGCACGTCGGAGAGTTCTCGGGCGCCGCCACCGACACGACGGCGCAAGCGATGGCCAATGCGGTACTGTTTCTCACTGCAAACCCCGAGGCGCTTGAGGCCGCAATGGCCGACCCGCAGCTCTGGCCGCGCGTCTTCGACGAGACCGTCCGCCGCCGTCCGTCCGGCACGGCGACGCGGTGGGCCAAAGAAGATGTGATCCTCGGCGGTGCCGAGATCAAAAAGGGCGATGTGGTCTGGCTGGGTCTGGCCAGTGCGAATACGGACGCTTCATACTACGAGCGGCCGTTCGATTTTGACATTCACCGGGCGGACGTCGGCGATCATCTTGCATTCAGCAAGGGGCGACATACTTGCCTTGGGCAGCCATTGGCCCGGGTCCAAGGAGCGACGGGTCTGAAGGTGCTGTTCGAGCGCCTTCCGTCCCTGCGCGCTGATGCTGACACACCGCTGGATTTTGTGCAGATGGCACTCCTGCCGATCCGCAGGACCTTGCCCGTGCATTGGGACGTCACTGACGCAGCCCGTGCCCGTGAACTGATCTAA
- a CDS encoding NAD(P)-dependent oxidoreductase — protein sequence MTDNATTVALVGLGNMGAAVASRLVRVGPLTGFDLNASRRDAASAMGVTAVDDLAELADADVVLLSLPTPEISLTVGRTLAEYLRPGSIIVETSTVNPADMGRLADAVSSSGIRVVDAAILSGVGGMAAGTSVLLTGGRSEDLDAVAPVLEAMSGRIIRYSELGTGMAAKVINNAVAHAVMVVLSEAASLAVATGVTVEQIADLLRDPDAGLLRPLTHRIDERVRQSNYEGGMPTEAARKDSVLALQLAQAHDVPLFAIQGAHSVYELALAAGLARHDYASIATLWEGWTHSPLSDSTRTHTTAD from the coding sequence GTGACTGACAACGCCACCACCGTAGCTCTGGTCGGGCTGGGCAACATGGGCGCCGCAGTCGCCTCACGGTTGGTTCGCGTCGGCCCGCTGACGGGATTCGACCTCAACGCGTCACGACGCGACGCCGCGTCAGCCATGGGCGTGACAGCCGTGGACGATCTAGCGGAGCTGGCTGACGCCGACGTCGTCCTCCTGTCTCTTCCTACGCCTGAGATCTCCCTCACGGTCGGACGCACCCTGGCCGAATATTTGCGCCCAGGCAGCATCATCGTTGAGACGAGTACCGTCAACCCCGCCGACATGGGACGCCTCGCCGACGCAGTGTCAAGCAGTGGCATCCGCGTGGTCGACGCCGCCATCCTCTCCGGCGTCGGGGGCATGGCCGCCGGTACCAGCGTGCTGCTCACCGGCGGCCGTTCCGAGGATCTCGACGCAGTGGCGCCGGTCTTGGAGGCAATGAGCGGCCGCATCATCCGTTACAGCGAGCTTGGTACCGGCATGGCGGCCAAGGTCATCAACAACGCCGTGGCACACGCCGTAATGGTCGTCCTTTCCGAGGCAGCATCCCTGGCCGTCGCCACCGGAGTCACCGTTGAACAGATCGCTGATCTGCTCCGCGACCCGGATGCCGGCCTGCTTCGCCCCCTCACCCACCGAATCGACGAGCGTGTTCGGCAGAGCAACTACGAGGGCGGCATGCCGACCGAGGCCGCCCGGAAGGATTCGGTGCTGGCCTTGCAGCTAGCGCAAGCCCATGACGTACCGCTGTTTGCCATCCAAGGCGCCCACAGCGTGTATGAACTGGCCCTTGCTGCAGGCCTTGCCCGTCACGACTATGCGTCCATCGCCACCCTGTGGGAAGGCTGGACGCACAGCCCATTATCCGATAGCACCCGGACCCACACGACTGCCGATTAG
- a CDS encoding ABC transporter substrate-binding protein — translation MNKRTTSAARMMGIGLIALSMTVTATACGRSGPATAPAAEGGLASAPGFDGNKITLGVLGVTTGALAEPSGTILEGMQAYYKALNDKGGIAGKYKVDLLVRDTAYDPAKVIQEYNSSKANVLAYTQIFGTAMTNAILPDLNADGIIGIPSSGDGTLLHQPSIMMTTAPAEIDVINGIEWATSQPGQKNARVCYAALEGALGASSKDALYWGAGKMGLNTGTSVTLPLDGDYTPQIQELRRDGCQIIMTKGSGVVLTKLLSKAAEVGFAPQWMAPSSDWIPSMKASPLAAYMQAHLLLVKDATIYGDTNAAGMADMMAAHDKYTPNVTPVWLYTNGYSSAMALTSVIEKAIASGDLSRKGMMAAFNSTTALDFKGLQGNMPWGAPAVRAASSVYSVIGIDVSTQTGQKIKDFGVEGKTSKGYTFQNKK, via the coding sequence ATGAACAAGAGAACTACTTCTGCCGCACGAATGATGGGCATCGGACTGATCGCCCTGTCGATGACGGTTACGGCCACGGCATGTGGTCGGAGCGGGCCCGCGACAGCGCCCGCTGCGGAGGGCGGCCTCGCCAGCGCTCCCGGCTTTGACGGTAACAAAATCACTCTCGGCGTTCTTGGCGTAACTACGGGCGCCCTCGCGGAGCCGTCCGGAACCATTCTTGAGGGCATGCAGGCGTACTACAAGGCGCTCAACGACAAGGGCGGCATCGCCGGCAAGTACAAGGTCGACCTGCTCGTCCGCGACACGGCATACGACCCCGCAAAAGTCATCCAGGAGTACAACTCCAGCAAGGCCAACGTTTTGGCGTACACCCAGATTTTCGGGACCGCCATGACCAACGCGATTCTCCCGGACCTCAATGCCGACGGCATCATCGGCATCCCCAGCAGCGGTGACGGGACCTTGCTGCACCAGCCCTCAATCATGATGACAACTGCCCCCGCTGAGATCGACGTGATTAACGGAATCGAGTGGGCAACATCCCAACCGGGCCAGAAAAACGCGCGGGTCTGCTACGCCGCCCTTGAAGGGGCTCTCGGTGCGTCAAGCAAGGATGCCTTGTACTGGGGTGCCGGCAAGATGGGCCTGAACACTGGAACCTCCGTGACCCTGCCGCTCGACGGTGACTACACGCCCCAGATCCAGGAGCTGCGTCGAGACGGCTGCCAGATCATCATGACCAAGGGCTCTGGCGTCGTTCTCACGAAGCTGCTCAGCAAGGCAGCCGAAGTTGGCTTCGCACCGCAGTGGATGGCGCCGTCCTCCGACTGGATCCCGTCCATGAAGGCTTCCCCCCTCGCCGCGTACATGCAGGCGCATCTTCTGCTCGTGAAGGACGCCACCATTTACGGCGACACCAACGCAGCGGGTATGGCCGACATGATGGCCGCGCATGACAAGTACACCCCCAACGTGACGCCGGTGTGGCTTTACACCAACGGTTACTCTTCCGCGATGGCACTTACCTCCGTCATTGAGAAAGCCATAGCCAGTGGCGACCTATCCCGGAAGGGCATGATGGCGGCGTTCAATTCGACAACGGCACTCGATTTCAAGGGCCTTCAGGGCAATATGCCCTGGGGCGCACCAGCAGTCCGCGCGGCATCGAGCGTGTACTCCGTTATCGGCATCGACGTCTCCACCCAGACCGGCCAAAAGATCAAGGATTTCGGCGTCGAGGGTAAGACCTCAAAGGGATACACCTTCCAGAACAAGAAGTAG